A region of Pueribacillus theae DNA encodes the following proteins:
- a CDS encoding solute symporter family protein codes for MNLTYFLFFICIIVCTLIITYWAAKRSKTANRFYTASGSLTGFQNGMAIAGDFISAASFLGIVGTIAINGYDGFLYSIGFLVSYLVVMFLIAEPVHHLGKYSLGDVICTRFPGNRMRAMMAFGAFMISILYMIPQLVASGLLIRLLLNIDYSVSVVVIGSLMTVYVVFGGMIATSWVQIVKTVVLMSGTFLLSLIVFSRFHWNVADLLEQVKSGTPLGEQFFLPGHLFNHSLEAFSLQLALVLGTAGLPHILIRFFTVRNTLEVRRSLISATWIIGLFYVMTLILGLGTVALLGYQKLISADATGNLAAPLLAKEVGGDFLLAFISAIAFTTIVAVVAGLVISATTAFSHDIYHHIMKKGKSTEKEQLYAARWTALGIGIISTLFALRLENINVTFLVSLTFIFAASSNFPVLLLTIYWRRFNRTGAIVGMVSGFVASIALLMLGPHMMNPDGGWIAREPILPLSNPGIIAIPIGFIGAFFGTVLSREPAQSSGELRKFFIKSQTGIDIRRESQ; via the coding sequence GTGAATCTTACCTACTTCTTGTTTTTTATTTGTATCATTGTCTGTACGTTAATTATTACGTATTGGGCGGCAAAACGAAGTAAAACGGCAAACCGGTTTTACACGGCATCCGGCAGTTTGACGGGTTTTCAAAATGGCATGGCGATTGCCGGCGATTTTATAAGCGCGGCATCCTTCTTAGGCATTGTCGGCACGATCGCAATTAATGGGTATGACGGCTTTTTATATTCCATCGGATTTTTAGTTTCTTATTTAGTTGTTATGTTTTTAATTGCAGAACCCGTCCATCATTTGGGCAAATATTCGTTAGGAGATGTCATTTGCACACGCTTCCCAGGTAACCGGATGCGTGCCATGATGGCCTTTGGGGCATTTATGATTTCCATTCTTTACATGATTCCACAGCTTGTTGCATCAGGGTTGCTCATACGTTTGCTGTTAAATATCGATTATTCCGTTTCCGTTGTTGTCATTGGGAGTTTAATGACGGTCTACGTTGTATTTGGAGGAATGATTGCGACATCTTGGGTACAAATTGTAAAAACAGTCGTGCTTATGTCGGGAACCTTTCTCCTTTCGCTCATTGTATTTTCACGGTTTCATTGGAATGTGGCCGATTTGCTGGAACAGGTAAAAAGTGGGACACCGCTTGGAGAGCAATTTTTCCTGCCGGGCCATTTGTTCAATCATTCGCTTGAAGCTTTCTCGCTTCAGCTTGCATTAGTGTTAGGGACGGCGGGGCTGCCGCATATTTTAATCCGGTTTTTTACAGTTCGAAATACGCTTGAAGTACGCCGCTCGCTCATTAGCGCGACATGGATTATCGGCCTATTTTATGTCATGACGCTTATTCTTGGGCTTGGTACGGTTGCATTGCTCGGTTATCAAAAATTGATTTCAGCTGATGCGACAGGGAATTTGGCGGCACCGCTTTTGGCAAAGGAGGTTGGCGGCGATTTTCTATTGGCATTTATATCGGCGATTGCATTTACGACGATCGTTGCAGTTGTTGCAGGTTTGGTGATTTCAGCGACGACGGCTTTTTCCCATGATATTTATCATCACATCATGAAAAAAGGAAAATCAACGGAAAAGGAGCAGCTGTACGCGGCACGTTGGACTGCACTCGGAATTGGCATCATTTCTACGTTGTTTGCTTTAAGGCTAGAAAATATTAATGTGACGTTCCTTGTTTCATTAACATTCATTTTTGCGGCTTCAAGCAATTTTCCAGTTCTTTTATTAACCATTTACTGGAGGCGCTTTAATCGAACAGGGGCAATTGTTGGAATGGTTAGTGGTTTCGTCGCATCGATTGCGCTTCTCATGCTTGGCCCGCATATGATGAACCCGGATGGAGGTTGGATTGCGAGAGAGCCAATCCTTCCGCTGTCTAACCCTGGCATCATCGCTATCCCGATTGGGTTTATTGGTGCATTTTTTGGAACAGTGCTTTCCCGTGAACCTGCACAATCAAGCGGGGAACTCAGGAAATTTTTTATCAAATCACAGACTGGTATTGATATAAGGAGAGAGAGCCAGTGA
- a CDS encoding LytS/YhcK type 5TM receptor domain-containing protein, with protein sequence MKDLTIILFERQGLLLDIAFVLTRTPGFRSLLYRESSLKMSIVHAFVFGLFGIASTITGVVIGSDFVVIRDFVWTAEADQLVVGSSLVAIVIAGLLGGPVVGLGAGIIAGVHLMFVGGIGWLANGIVNPLTGLLAGLTARFFSQERVISPLKALFIGVFPPVLQMQILLILHPQADEMVALVDTVGLPLVLSNSIAIAIFTAMIGIVLSEQENEAALATKQALTIAEEALPFLKKDNPRDMARGIADLLYGRLKLAAVSVTNGTEVLAHKGLGADHHRPGDQIMTSVSHQAMRTKEMKVAYTKTEINCGHARCPLEAAIIIPVIEANESTWLIKFYFRKAQHIRPVELMLAQGLGQLISNQLNVIGAEKLKAHIRDAELRNLQAQINPHFLFNTLHLIATLFRENPGKARHITVQLANYMRFNLRLVSKSLVRMEQECEHVKAYIEIIQARFSNRLHIQFVEPEDIPDVYIPPSTIQPIVENCIQHGLRNTAKDGKVEVIIRKEDGRLSILVRDNGCGFPENILNDIPHKPLTEDQSEGTGLYNVNQRLISLLGESSRIHIRNLPSIGSEVSFHIPCDIPLERKMLS encoded by the coding sequence GTGAAAGACTTGACGATTATTCTATTTGAACGCCAAGGATTGCTGCTCGACATTGCCTTTGTGCTGACCCGGACTCCCGGCTTTCGCTCATTGCTTTACCGTGAATCAAGCTTAAAAATGTCGATCGTCCATGCGTTTGTTTTTGGTTTATTTGGGATTGCGAGCACGATAACGGGCGTCGTGATTGGGAGTGATTTTGTCGTCATACGAGATTTTGTATGGACAGCAGAAGCTGATCAGCTTGTTGTCGGTTCCAGCCTTGTTGCCATCGTTATCGCGGGGTTGCTGGGAGGTCCTGTCGTTGGGCTTGGCGCTGGAATTATTGCCGGTGTCCATCTAATGTTCGTTGGCGGAATTGGCTGGCTTGCAAATGGCATCGTCAATCCGCTTACTGGCCTCTTGGCAGGGCTAACAGCACGTTTTTTTTCGCAAGAAAGGGTTATTTCCCCTTTGAAAGCATTATTTATCGGGGTGTTCCCCCCGGTATTGCAGATGCAGATCCTGCTTATTTTGCACCCTCAGGCGGATGAGATGGTTGCTCTCGTTGACACGGTCGGGCTGCCGCTCGTTTTGTCCAACAGCATTGCGATTGCCATTTTCACAGCGATGATTGGCATCGTCCTAAGCGAACAGGAAAATGAGGCTGCTTTGGCAACAAAACAGGCGCTGACGATCGCCGAGGAAGCACTGCCTTTTTTGAAAAAAGATAACCCGCGTGATATGGCGAGGGGCATTGCCGATTTGCTGTATGGGCGGTTGAAGCTGGCGGCTGTTTCGGTTACAAACGGAACAGAGGTGCTGGCACATAAAGGATTAGGGGCGGATCACCATCGGCCCGGAGATCAAATCATGACGTCTGTTTCACATCAGGCGATGCGTACAAAAGAAATGAAGGTGGCTTATACAAAAACAGAGATTAATTGTGGACATGCCCGCTGTCCTCTTGAGGCTGCAATCATCATTCCAGTCATCGAAGCAAACGAGTCCACTTGGCTCATCAAATTCTACTTTCGTAAAGCGCAGCATATCAGGCCGGTGGAGCTGATGCTTGCGCAAGGGCTGGGACAATTGATTTCAAACCAATTAAATGTAATCGGAGCGGAAAAATTAAAAGCGCATATTCGGGATGCGGAGCTGAGGAACCTGCAAGCACAGATTAACCCACATTTCCTATTCAATACGCTTCACTTAATTGCAACGTTATTTCGGGAAAATCCGGGTAAAGCCCGCCACATTACTGTGCAGCTAGCCAATTATATGCGGTTTAACCTTCGCCTCGTATCCAAATCGCTTGTAAGAATGGAACAGGAATGTGAGCACGTGAAAGCTTATATCGAAATTATTCAAGCCCGTTTTTCAAACCGGCTGCATATCCAATTCGTAGAGCCTGAGGATATTCCGGACGTTTATATTCCGCCATCAACAATCCAGCCTATCGTTGAAAATTGCATTCAGCACGGGCTGCGGAACACAGCAAAAGACGGAAAAGTAGAAGTGATCATCCGAAAGGAAGACGGGCGTTTATCCATTCTTGTTCGGGATAATGGGTGCGGTTTTCCCGAGAATATTTTGAATGATATCCCTCATAAACCATTAACAGAGGACCAGAGTGAAGGGACAGGCTTATACAATGTCAATCAGCGGCTCATCAGCCTGCTCGGTGAATCGTCACGCATCCATATCCGCAATTTGCCTTCGATAGGAAGTGAAGTATCCTTTCATATCCCATGCGATATTCCATTAGAAAGGAAGATGCTGTCATGA
- a CDS encoding DUF485 domain-containing protein has product MERRFHQVMQEKKQLVINLLAFLFVFYFSLPFSLAVFPTFMNKKIFDTGFTWAWLYAFLQIPLTWILGWIYYRKAKRLDQFVEQLKQEAEL; this is encoded by the coding sequence ATGGAACGCCGCTTTCATCAAGTGATGCAAGAAAAGAAACAGCTAGTGATTAACCTTCTTGCTTTTCTATTTGTTTTTTATTTTTCTTTGCCTTTTTCTTTAGCTGTTTTCCCTACGTTTATGAATAAGAAAATTTTTGATACAGGGTTTACGTGGGCTTGGCTGTATGCCTTTTTGCAAATTCCGTTGACTTGGATATTAGGATGGATTTATTACCGCAAAGCAAAACGCTTGGATCAATTTGTGGAACAGCTGAAACAGGAGGCTGAATTGTGA
- a CDS encoding solute symporter family protein, with translation MDMTVIVLFLLIVFLTLVITYYAAKQTKTTGDFYTAGGGLTGWQNGIAIAGDYLSAASFLGIAGAIALNGFDGFFYSIGFLIAYLVVLFLVAEPLRNLGKYTLADMINSRFDSKKVRGVAALSTITIVIFYMIAQLVGAGALIQLLFKIDYWIAVLIVGVMMTIYVLFGGMIATSWVQIVKAVLLMAGMIIISFLVLLKYNFNIGTMFSEVKTATSHGADYLKPGLQYTNPLGTISLMIALVLGTSGLPHILMRFFTVKDAKTARSSVVTATWTIGIFYILTLFLGFGAAAFVGDSKIIAANPGGNMAAPLLAEALGGNILFAFISAVAFATILAVVAGLVLSGASAFAHDLYGQIIKKGKASDRQQMLAARYAALAVSIFSIILALFAQTLNVAFLVSLAFCIAASANLPVILYTVYWKRFNTTGAVTAVLSGLISALVLVSISPSVFSPVEGAALFVGNPIFPFENPAIISVPLGFLGGYIGTILSKEVDPVRYAEVNVKASTGYREV, from the coding sequence ATGGATATGACTGTCATCGTCCTTTTTCTTTTGATTGTTTTCTTAACGCTCGTCATTACGTATTATGCCGCAAAGCAAACCAAGACAACCGGCGACTTTTATACAGCGGGCGGGGGATTGACTGGCTGGCAAAATGGGATTGCGATCGCAGGCGACTATTTATCGGCAGCTTCTTTCCTTGGAATTGCCGGTGCGATCGCACTGAACGGATTCGATGGGTTCTTTTACAGTATCGGTTTCCTCATTGCATACCTCGTTGTTCTGTTTTTAGTTGCTGAACCATTAAGAAACCTAGGCAAATATACGCTTGCCGATATGATCAATTCACGGTTTGACTCCAAAAAGGTGAGGGGAGTAGCCGCATTAAGTACGATTACAATCGTTATCTTTTATATGATTGCGCAGCTCGTCGGCGCCGGAGCACTTATCCAGCTTTTGTTTAAAATTGATTACTGGATTGCTGTCTTGATTGTTGGTGTGATGATGACCATTTACGTATTGTTCGGGGGAATGATTGCAACAAGCTGGGTTCAAATCGTAAAAGCCGTTCTCTTGATGGCCGGCATGATCATTATTTCATTCCTTGTGCTGCTCAAATACAATTTTAATATTGGCACTATGTTCAGTGAAGTGAAAACAGCGACAAGCCACGGGGCGGATTATTTAAAACCGGGGCTCCAGTACACAAACCCTCTCGGCACGATTTCGCTCATGATTGCCCTTGTTCTCGGGACATCAGGGCTACCGCATATTCTCATGCGATTTTTTACCGTGAAAGATGCAAAAACGGCAAGAAGCTCCGTCGTTACGGCGACATGGACGATTGGAATCTTTTATATTTTAACCCTTTTCCTCGGATTTGGAGCGGCTGCATTTGTCGGCGATAGCAAAATTATTGCCGCCAATCCTGGTGGAAACATGGCAGCACCATTGTTGGCGGAAGCGCTTGGCGGCAATATTTTATTTGCGTTTATATCCGCTGTTGCGTTTGCGACCATACTAGCCGTCGTCGCGGGACTTGTATTGTCGGGTGCGTCAGCATTTGCCCATGATTTATACGGCCAAATTATTAAAAAAGGAAAAGCATCCGATCGCCAGCAAATGTTGGCAGCGCGCTACGCCGCTTTGGCTGTATCCATTTTTTCGATTATATTAGCGCTTTTTGCACAAACATTAAATGTGGCGTTTCTCGTTTCGCTCGCCTTCTGTATCGCGGCAAGTGCGAATTTGCCAGTTATCCTGTATACGGTTTATTGGAAACGATTCAATACAACAGGAGCCGTTACAGCCGTATTGTCAGGATTAATCTCGGCACTCGTTCTCGTATCGATTAGCCCAAGCGTGTTCTCGCCGGTTGAAGGTGCCGCATTATTTGTCGGAAACCCGATTTTCCCATTTGAGAACCCTGCCATCATTTCGGTACCTTTAGGCTTCCTCGGAGGATACATTGGCACGATCTTATCAAAAGAAGTTGATCCTGTACGCTATGCTGAGGTTAATGTTAAGGCAAGTACCGGGTATAGAGAAGTATAA
- a CDS encoding ArsI/CadI family heavy metal resistance metalloenzyme → MNIHVGLNVTNLEASIAFYSKVFDAQPVKVKPDYAKFLLDDPGLNFTLRPVERVEGNHINHFGFQVTSTEELQKHKDRLEKQGFFSRDENDTTCCYARQDKFWITDPDGHEWEFFFTKEDIEVENLGTCCAG, encoded by the coding sequence ATGAATATCCATGTAGGTTTAAATGTTACAAATCTTGAGGCATCTATTGCCTTCTACTCAAAGGTCTTTGACGCACAACCTGTCAAGGTGAAACCGGATTACGCCAAGTTCTTATTAGACGATCCGGGGTTAAACTTTACCTTAAGACCTGTTGAACGTGTTGAGGGCAATCACATCAATCACTTCGGTTTCCAAGTCACCAGTACAGAAGAATTACAAAAGCACAAAGATAGACTAGAAAAGCAAGGGTTCTTTTCACGGGATGAGAATGATACAACCTGTTGCTATGCGAGACAAGACAAATTTTGGATCACTGATCCGGATGGACATGAATGGGAATTCTTCTTCACAAAAGAGGATATTGAGGTCGAGAATTTAGGTACTTGCTGCGCCGGATAA
- the arsC gene encoding arsenate reductase (thioredoxin): MSKPVIFFLCTGNSCRSQMAEGFARKYLGDKFDVHSAGIEAHGVNLNAIKAMDEVGIDISNQESSTINHELLNTADYVITLCGDANDKCPMTPPHVNRDHWGFEDPAKAEGTEEEKWAVFQRVRDQIEERIKIFTETAK; the protein is encoded by the coding sequence TTGTCAAAACCAGTGATTTTCTTCTTATGCACCGGGAATTCTTGTCGCAGTCAAATGGCTGAGGGATTTGCTCGCAAATATCTTGGTGACAAATTTGATGTTCATTCTGCCGGCATTGAAGCGCATGGTGTCAACCTGAATGCGATCAAAGCGATGGATGAAGTGGGAATCGACATATCGAATCAAGAATCGTCAACAATTAATCACGAATTGTTAAATACGGCGGATTATGTGATCACGTTATGTGGGGACGCGAATGATAAGTGTCCAATGACACCGCCTCATGTGAACCGTGATCATTGGGGCTTTGAAGATCCGGCAAAGGCTGAAGGGACTGAAGAAGAAAAATGGGCAGTTTTTCAACGTGTTCGCGATCAAATTGAAGAGCGCATAAAAATATTTACTGAAACCGCAAAATAA
- a CDS encoding ArsR/SmtB family transcription factor has product MTNSPTTTIPANQETFEYYAHTFKALADPKRLKLMNELCIRGQVCVCDLTEIMGMPQPKLSYHLKILMDSNLIKQEKKGTWNYYELNQGQVNHLLSPELCCLFRPTCW; this is encoded by the coding sequence TTGACAAATAGCCCAACAACAACGATCCCTGCTAATCAAGAAACATTTGAGTATTATGCTCACACATTTAAAGCTTTAGCTGATCCAAAACGACTAAAATTAATGAATGAATTATGTATTCGAGGTCAAGTATGCGTTTGTGACCTCACCGAAATCATGGGGATGCCACAACCAAAGCTTTCTTATCATCTCAAAATATTGATGGATTCCAATCTCATTAAGCAGGAAAAAAAAGGAACTTGGAATTACTATGAACTCAATCAAGGTCAGGTCAATCATTTGCTGTCACCCGAATTATGCTGCTTGTTTCGCCCTACGTGTTGGTAA
- a CDS encoding helix-turn-helix domain-containing protein, translating into MPRSSSSDNFICSESDRIELDFSSNPKQFLERNAKIIGVNVKTLRGWENNVQKPIAKYMKLLNEFLGVLSEEYE; encoded by the coding sequence ATGCCGCGCAGTTCTTCTTCTGATAACTTCATCTGTTCCGAAAGTGATAGAATCGAACTCGACTTTTCCTCGAATCCGAAGCAATTTCTCGAACGTAACGCTAAAATTATTGGGGTAAATGTAAAGACGTTAAGAGGCTGGGAGAATAATGTGCAAAAGCCAATTGCGAAGTATATGAAATTGTTAAATGAGTTTCTTGGCGTATTAAGTGAAGAATACGAATAG
- a CDS encoding DUF485 domain-containing protein — protein sequence MAVESDYTREYYADKKIDYVKVEKSEQFKKLMSDRKKFIVPYTIFFLVFYFLLPICTSYTTFLNKPAIGDISWVWLFAFAQFAMTFILCTIYVKKANTFDEQADKIIEDQLQKGGKV from the coding sequence ATGGCAGTTGAAAGCGATTACACTAGAGAATATTATGCGGATAAAAAGATTGACTATGTCAAAGTGGAAAAAAGTGAACAGTTTAAAAAACTAATGAGCGACAGGAAAAAGTTCATTGTGCCCTACACGATCTTTTTCCTTGTGTTTTATTTTTTGCTTCCGATCTGCACATCCTACACAACGTTTCTAAACAAACCGGCAATTGGAGACATTTCATGGGTTTGGCTTTTTGCGTTTGCCCAGTTTGCTATGACGTTTATTTTGTGCACGATTTACGTGAAAAAGGCAAACACGTTTGACGAACAGGCAGATAAAATTATTGAAGATCAGCTACAAAAAGGAGGAAAAGTCTAA
- a CDS encoding LytR/AlgR family response regulator transcription factor, which produces MKSIHVIIAEDEEMARKELTYLLEMEEDVILCPSAETGEQLVELYTEHEPDVIFLDVQMPGMTGVEAARRITDLAYIQPPLFIFTTAYDEYAVDAFEIEAIDYLLKPYDEERFLKAMKRVRKRLKQLEDNHVSEQSKRPVSSKLLIDDGERTIVLPPESIYYAAPFNRMLEIYTENTVIKSRMSLQELEQKLKGLPFFRTHRSYLVNLDHVQEITPWFNGTCNVTLKDKNKTKLPVSRAARKVLFKLFEG; this is translated from the coding sequence ATGAAATCCATCCATGTAATAATTGCCGAAGATGAAGAAATGGCAAGAAAAGAATTAACCTACTTACTGGAAATGGAGGAAGATGTCATTCTTTGTCCAAGTGCCGAAACCGGTGAACAGCTAGTCGAGCTTTATACGGAACATGAGCCTGATGTTATTTTTCTCGATGTGCAAATGCCTGGGATGACCGGGGTGGAAGCGGCGAGAAGGATTACCGATCTCGCTTATATTCAGCCGCCGCTATTTATATTTACAACGGCATATGATGAGTACGCTGTCGATGCTTTTGAAATCGAAGCCATTGATTATTTATTAAAGCCTTACGATGAAGAGCGGTTTCTAAAAGCGATGAAAAGAGTGCGAAAGCGGCTAAAGCAGCTTGAGGACAATCATGTTAGTGAACAATCGAAACGTCCTGTTTCATCGAAACTGCTTATTGACGATGGTGAGCGTACAATCGTTTTGCCGCCCGAATCCATTTATTATGCGGCACCGTTTAATCGAATGCTCGAAATCTACACGGAAAATACAGTGATAAAGAGCCGTATGTCGTTGCAGGAGTTAGAACAAAAGTTGAAAGGGCTTCCGTTCTTCCGGACACATCGAAGCTATTTAGTCAACCTTGATCACGTCCAAGAAATTACACCTTGGTTCAACGGGACATGCAACGTCACGTTAAAAGATAAAAACAAGACAAAGCTGCCTGTTAGCCGTGCTGCAAGAAAAGTGCTTTTCAAATTATTTGAAGGTTAA